The Alosa alosa isolate M-15738 ecotype Scorff River chromosome 11, AALO_Geno_1.1, whole genome shotgun sequence sequence GCCATCGCTGCTGACTTGTGGTGGCTGCCAGCAGAGCATTGGCGACCGTTTCTTCCTGAAGGCGATAGAACAGTACTGGCACGAGGACTGCCTGAGCTGTGACCTGTGTGGATGCCGCCTTGGCGAGGTTGGCCGGAGGCTCTACTACAAACTGGGACGCAAGCTGTGCCGACGAGATTACCtgaggtaggctacttacaactAATATCTCTTTGTTTCAAGTCTTTTCACAGCTGGGTTCTTCTGAAATGCTTTGTCTCCTGCACACATTTGATACATTTCAAAAGATTTGTTATGGCCCATACACGTAAAAGTAGAAGTTAACTATCAGCTTTTTACACATGCTTGTCAAAAGCTTGCCTAACCTTCAACTTCCTGGCAATGAATAGAGAACAAAAGTTGACCATAGTCTGTCTGTACTTCTACTTAAGTCTCTATGCATTTCTCCTTGTTGACAAAGTGACAAATGGGTTGTTGATTGGTTATGACAACCTGAACAAACATACACTGTTAGTATAAAACCTATATTGTAATTCAAAGCACCTGATAGGACAAGTTGTTGAATGGACAATGCTTTATTTTGGAAAGATGGCAATGCAGGCCATGTTGATGATATGAAAAAGGGTTAAGTCAGAGGGGTTAAGAATTCTTCTAGTCCGACCTGGAAGGTACAGTAGAGACATAAGGAATCTGGTGATGATATGACTATTGTTGTAGAGTAACAGAGTAATAATATATTGAGTAAGTAACTAAATCGTATTGTGTTTGCATAAAAAGATAAGGACTAATCTCTAGGGATAGGGTATTGCACAAGCCTAGTATCAATGTGCTGTGACAGATTGATGATACTGGTGTTTTACTGTACTCAATAGTGGAACAAAGGTTACATACTTGGAATCTTTTTGAAATCCATGAAAAAGTATCAATAAATCAACATATTCAAACCCAGAATAACCATATGCAAAATATTTGCTCCAATCTCACATAGAGTGTTCATcctaacacactctctcttattcCTGCAGGCTATTTGGTCAGGATGGGCTCTGTGCGTCTTGCGATAAGCGGATCCGTGCTTTTGAGATGACCATGCGAGTGCGGGACAAGGTCTACCACCTGGAGTGCTTCAAGTGTGCAGCCTGCCAGAAGCATTTCTGTGTGGGAGACCGTTACCTGctcatcaacacagacattgtTTGTGAGCAGGATATTTTTGAGTGGACAAAGCTCAACAGCAATATGTAGGGGAATGTTTTTGCATCGTGTCGCCTCTCCATTTAGCCCTTTGCCACCTCAGATGCATAGCGGTGTGTTGAAGAAGCGGTATGAAAAGTGTGCTACTTTTGAAATCTCCGAAAGAAGCTAACTTGGGCAGCTTCAGCGCTGGCTTGTCACCAGGTTGACAAGAATGCTCACCAGCACTCACACCACAAGACACGAGGCCCTAGTAAAGGCTTGTCTTTCTGAATGCAAAAAGGACAGTGCTTTGATATAGGCAATAATGCTGCATCGCAAGTCATTTGAGTTTTGTTGAAAGATGTAAATATTGTAAGAGATGACAGCTTCTGATGAGTATCCTTATTACTTGTCTATAACATTTGAAACAACTTTGTTAAAATGTTCAAATAAATAAGTTTACagttatttgtttttataatgtTATTTCTTAGCAAAATACTAAAAAATATAATGACATGGTACTGGAAAATAATCTTGTTATTTTGTCATATTTACTATTATGATTGATGCCTGCAATATGCAATTGCAAACTTACTGGTAGGGGTGAAAAACATGGCATCTACCAAAATCACTATCATTCAAAAGAAGAATGTAGTACAACATTCTGTGGAAGCACTTCCTGCTATTCTTTCATTCACCAGAGGAGGTCACTAGAGGATTTTATTTGGCATCTCTGTTTTACTACAAAATCTTGTGTTGTCATGGGTATTTCTCCTCACTGTAATTTAATGTGGAAATCCTCCATGAAACTGActttataataaattataatattttttaagtttattttatatagcgcctttctcaaacccaaggtcgctttacatagtaggaaggcaaggaaacacaacaacaaacaaacaatgcaacaaagacaagttatctgtatggagctatgtgttgggtgtggaggggaagtgatcattaaacagaaaggaAAGTTTCACCTAAATTATAATTGTAAATTAAACATTCTCGCTGCATGCAAATGTCTTTTTGAAGATAAATAATTGCAGGGGAGATTTTCCCCTACTTCCCAGTCCTTGCTGTCTGCATTTCCATAGTTGTCTTACATTTAAAGGAGTTCACACCAGTTTACCTTCAGACATCATCACATCATGAGGCGGATTTATGACCACTGACACTGTTGAGGAGAGTCCATAATCAGGGACATGAAGGGGAAACCTTTCAGTAGTAACTTTGAATTCACAATTCAAGCATTGCCTGACTTTGAAACATACAAACTCTTGGTCCCAGTTGGTCAAAAGTTTCCTGTGAGGGGGACGCTTAAAGACAGCTACTTCAGAAATAGAGAaatgaaactcagtacttagaTGAACTTCCTGCCATGTCATTACAACCAGATCTCATTTTGCTAATCTTTGTACTGGTGACCCTTTCTACTTTCAGCTCCACCTGACCATGCTATCATCTGTCCAATGTTATGTAATAATGAATAACACTCAATTAGCTCTCAGTTCTTAACGGGAAGAGAAGTGCTTGCATAGCAAATTGTGTCTATCAGCATGTTCATGCAAGGTCCTGTGAGCAGTTGTGACTGTCACATTAGGAAGTGGCAAAACCAACAGATGCCATCAAGCAATTGAAGATTTGGATGTACAAGACTGGAGCTACACTCGAGTCGTCTCTCTCTGGAGCTAGTTTTTAGGCAGTAGTTCAGGAGACAGGAGAAGTCTGAAACACAAAGGGAATATCTACTTAGCTATCAGCTCTAAGatatttctgtgtgtattttaaAACAGGCTTTGCAGGACATCCAATAGAGGTTGCAGTGACTGGCATGTAAAGCAGGAAGAGTGGTTTGTTTCAGTGCTGGTCTGAGCCCTGCACACAGATGTCTAATATCTCAGAGAAACTGCGATCACAGCCTGCAAATAATCAAAGTGATGGCTTTGACAGGAAATCGTCATTACCTTTTGGGTCCATAAAAGTATCATCCATCTTACTCCTGTGTGCTTGTTTCCTTGATTTGATTCCATTTGTCCAGGGCCTCTCCCCTGTTCTGTGAAACATGCCAAGTAATGTTTTAGCAATctgtctttatatatatattattatagcttttatttctctctctatatatatatatgtgtgtgtgtgtgtgtgtgtgtaatagtatGGATTGTATTGGATGTTTCCAAATAATATGGGATGATCCGCACACAATCAATTTAGTGAATTCTGACATGTGTTAAAAATATCAATATTGCACAATCCCAACGTAGACAAAAAATATCGCACCATCCCAACATagacaaaaaatatatacagtgtTGAATAGTCACACACAAGATCTtgtattataaataataaatattacatATACATAAATAGTACATACATTGTATTTCGATGTACAAATATGACCAGTACAGCAAGCAGTAACTCTGTTGTAGATCACTCAaaaacacccacagacacagatgTCATTGATTGAATTTGAAGACCTGGAGTCCTTTGGTGACATCTAAACATACCATTCTGCATCTGTTGTATGTATGTTGACAGGTTCCTTGATCCAGATATTGCTGGCCCACCCATCCCTGGAGTTCATGAAGTTCAAGGTGACTTGGAGACTCGTTTCTCTGTCATCGTGCCACAGGATCCATTTGGGTTTGCCACCGACTCAGAGGGCAGCATTGGGGTGgtgtttgggtgggtgggtcTGTGTTTGCAGGGGGAGCTGCTTTCAATCCTATGGATCTGCTTCTCTAACCACCAGGCTGGAGCTGAGCTTTACCAGAAGCCATCACTGACTCAGACATTGGGCTCCTTCACTGTGTGTCttgtgtcatctctctctctctctctctctctctctctctctctccctttctctttctttctctctcactctttctctctctctctcctctctctctctctctctctcacccctgcCACAGCTGCACACAAGGAAGGGAGTGTagctgcgtgtttgtgtgtacaagaGAGGCCTGCAGCTTGTCTACTTGTGTCGCCAggcacaaaaacatacacactcacaggcacaccacacacacatacgcacagacacacacacacacacacacacacacacacacacacacacacacacacacacacacacacacacacacacacacacacacagaaacacatgagAGACAGAACTAAAAACAAGATATTCAAGGTAGAcacaaatatatgttttgatcAGCAGAGGGCACAATACCTCTGACTAACAAACATTTGAGGTGGTGTGATTTTAGGCTTCTTGTGTTTTTTATGTGATATACATGCAGTATGAATGATTACTAATACAAATGGATGAAAAAGGTTTTGTGTCTGTGAATTGTTTTGTTCTTATTTAAACTCAAGTGACATGTTTGCCTATATGATAATTAGCTGTAAATGATTGACTGAATAACCTACATattcatatacatatatatacctATATATTTGTATCCCTTTCCTGAATACAAATCACATGCCTAGGCAAATGTCAGTGCTATAGATTTAGCAATCGTCAATGTCAAATAACTGATCTGCAGCATGTACAAACTGACAACTTCAGAGTAATCCTTCAGAACATATTCAGACTTTGCATTTGCACTTCATGAGTCCCATGTAGTTAAAAACAGGGAGAACGTGGGGGTCCTCTCGTTCAGACATTGTCTTCCTTTTATTTCAGATTAACTTTGGAGGCAGCAGCAGTCTCAACTGAGCAGTCTAGATGGCGCGTTGCATGCTGCTGGGTGCAAACAGCATCTCTCTGCATTAACAGTGTTGAGTGGTGAGTAATAATAGTTCATCATGCACTGCTCTCACTGTTATATGTTTGAACCCAATGACTGTGCACTGCGCTAGAGTTATAAGTGATGGTGGGGCCCCAGTGTCTTCTTCTGGGttttctcgttttttttttctagcgcTCTTATCTTATCCCCAGTCCTCTCCAGTTTCCCTTCCCCAAGCGGTGCGTCTTTCTTTATGTGTTCTCTCATTTGTGTCCTTTGGCTCACATTCACACCTCTTGTCTTCGTTTGTTTTTCCTGAAAATACTCCCTAAAAGTTGAAACTGCACAAGTCTGCGCACAttattttctgtctttttttaattGATTATTTCCAATCTCTCCCACTTGATGTATGTCTTTTCTTTTGCTTTCTTTCCTCGTCCTATCTCAATCCATCCTCAGAGTATCAAGAAGACAAAAATTAAACACAACATGAAGGGCTTCTTTGACATCATCTGAAACCCAAGTCGCATAGCTGAGGCATTCTGACAGCGCCCTTGTGTCTTTTTGGAAGAATCGCTTCTTCAGGACCAGACAAATAAATCTACAAGCAAGATACCTGCATGCGTCCATGGACAGCTGTACACATTCTACAGGACTGCTTGAAACACACTGGACTTGCATTAGAGCAAAAATGAATCTTTGAAATCTCTTGCTGACTGTTTCTCATAATACAGAAGTTATAAAGATAATCACTATGTGGAGCCGGTGGCTGCCTGCCACATGTGAGCGTCCAGGCTTGTCTGGTCTGACATGGTGCCCAGCTGGAGGACTGGGCAGGATAACCATGATTACCACAGACATCCATCACACAGCGCGCAGCCATACGCGTGCAAACGGAGAAGGCAGAGGCGGGCCAGGCCATTAGCATGCGGTTAGGCTGTGattttcactctccctctcaaagCATCATCACCCCAGTGATAAAGCAAGTAGGGCCCTACACCAGGCATCTGAAGAGTGAAATGTACTCCCCTGCTTATGattgggtgcgtgtgtgtgtgtgtgtgtgtgtgtgtgtgtgtgtgtgtgtgtgtgtgactgtggagGTAGGGGATGGGGCGTTTGccgagaagagaaagagagagagttttctgGAGGGATTAATGTTTAAGGGCATGATTTGAGGTGATCAGTTTTGACATCACTGTTGATAGGCATGTGTACTTGGGCGGCTATGTGTCTAAGTGTATGAGTGGACATTTTAGGATCAttgatggttgtgtgtgtgtgtgtgtgtgtgtgtctgtgtgagacaaGAGTAGGCAGGCTTTCACACTCCCATCAACTTCAGAGGATGGCGGATCAAATGACACTATCAACCCCCTCCCATCACCCATTCTCTCACAAAcatgggtgtgggggggggtgtaacAGATGAGAACAAATGCTGACGCAGCTCTGCCGCTGGATGTAAATCTCTCACAATCCCGTCGATGGCTTTTACACATGTTTCTTGGATAGCAagtcgttttctctctctcaaatgatcaccatatgtgaGGGGTTGCTGGCTCCAGCTGACCCAAGGACAGTGTGCATGGAGATTCACCCCCTGGGCCCCCCTCACAGCGAGGAGAGAGTGTTCAGAGACTCGCTAGAGCTTTTGTGCTACTGGATAAGCCCCTCAGAGCACCTTTCTAGTCTGTGTTCTCAGAGGCAAAATTACTGTGTCCCTTTCCTTTTCAAGAAATGACTTGGGACCGTCAACATCACTGGATTCTGACTGTGTGCAGAATAGATTCATACCAGACGCTTCATTCAGCTAAAAATGTGAGCATGTTCAAAGGTTTTTTTcagtagaagaagaaaaatggtTTCCCTTGAGACACAAAGCATCTTATTGtaaacatcaacaacagcaGACCCTGCCAAGAATATTGCAATGTTCTCAATCCGAAGCAGGCAGTATGgcagttttgttgttgttgataccAGTGTTAATATTtccctgttttctttttttgtgatgtAGTTTTTAAATTCTAATCATACCATTCTGGACACACAAGAAATGACAGCTGAATCAGGGTGACCTTTTTTTCAAAGACACGTGCCAATGGAGGGATACACAAACAGAGGAAAAATACTGCTCTGTTTTGGTGTGGGTCCTTCCACCACACAAGAAGCTTCTTTTGCTCGTCAATTTGGGATGAATCTTTGTCAATTTTTGCAGCCATGTCAGTTTGGGGTGGGTCTTTGCTTCTTTTGGTTTGGCGCTGCTGTCTCCAGCTGTTGGCACTAGTGGGCTGGTGTGAGACGCCTCTCTTCCGTAAGGTCTCAGGTCAGTCAGGCAGGCTGTCTGAAAGGGTCTCACCTCCACAGATTTGCCTGTGTGATTAGAAAGTCAGCTGCCACCACTGAGTCAGGAGCACATGGAGGGGTCACCCGTAATGTTGTGTCTGAAGATTGAACCAGATAACAGCCAAGGAAGCCCTGGGCATGGTAGGTGTGTGGGCGATGGGTGATGGGTTTAGACTGAACTTAAAATGACAAAATGacaaagaagtccgcacactagAGCTCcattaatttttttcttttttttcaccaCATGTGACGTTTCGGGACATTTTTTAGTGACGTTTTTTAGACTGAACTTAAAACTATGctaaacggaaaaaaaaaatcaagtctCTCTGTGGTGGTGCTTCACATGTGCAGtcagttgtacacacacacaccctccacacacacagacagaagacaCACTACCCCCATGTTGTTTGTTCGCAGAGCGTCTTCTCGTAGAGTAATAATTGCATGCATCTGCTCTCCTTTGAACCGGGGAGACCACACAAAATATGGATAATACTGTAATCAAGGGAGGTCTTGTGATGTATTCTGGGAACCACtgagttattattttgcatacTTGGACAAGGGACTACATTTTATTCTTTCTATGGCAACACGCTAAACATTCCTTTAAGCACCGCACAGTCTGCGGCCATCCCAAGGCGGAAATTGGTTGCAGGTCAAAGTTGAAAACGTGAGGACCGGGATTTACAGAGTCAGAAGAACAGTGCTAAACCCGGCTCTGTCCAACAATGTCGAAATAAATGGTTTTCATTATCCTGGGAATTTTGTACGATCCATCACTTGGGCCTCTCCATTCCTCACCAACACAGCCCATCACTGCGGCACTCTGGGTCTCTCTGATGTTCCTCATCCTTATCTCTCTCCGTCATCACACACCTCCTCCATCACACTGTCACTGTGACAGGTTGCTTCATTGTTTGCTCATCTCCACTTCAGTGCTTGCTAATATTAGATATAAAAGGCTATTTAACATAATCTCAGCTTTCACCATTACATCCATCCAAAAACTTCTCCAGATGCCTTACGCCAGTTGCCAAGCAGTCAAAAGCTCTTGTAATATGTTATACGATCCTTTAAAATGTATTGTGTTCACAGGACAAATGTCAGTGTTTTAAAGGAAAGGTTATCAGTTTATTATTCATAGACTGTTAGGTGTAATGCATATGTACATAAttaattaaaattaattaaaaaatctATACCCATTTAATAATAACCCATATTTAAGAATTCATCCAACCATTGAAATGACCTGTCTTGGTAAAAAGGCATTCAGGCATTCATCTCATCCTGATCTACAGTGTGGGTATTTCAGCATGGACCCAACATCTGCATGTAGACTGGCTCCTGATCACGACATCTGGGACTCTATGTGTGATCAGAGTAAGCTCATACAGGAAATGACTTCATCAGTGATGTCGACGCTGGAGCCAGAGATATGACTCTGGCAGGACCAGAGGTGTGAACCTTGGCTGTGGGACTTgccctggcctggcctggctgtCTTGGGAATAAGGCCTTTATGTTCTTTTCATTACCGCATCAGTCCCTCCAGATCCCCAGACTGCTCTTTGAACAACAGCAGGTCTCACAGTCTCTGTAGTTTGTGTGGCCTTGCTGTGCAGTGGTCATtgtgaaagaagaggagagacggacagggaaagagaaagagagaatgagtgagagtgagatagagagagagagggggggtgtctCCCATTAACAAGAAATGTATAAGAGGGAAGACAGTTCCATCACCTTTCCAGACAGAAACCATCCCCAAACAGTATTCATCTTTGTTCTTCTCAGCAATAGCTCTGTTAaaacaatattgcaaacaacttgtTCAACAGCTTCTAATTGGATTGCACTGAGGTGCCAAGCCACAGTGAGACAGCAGGAGTAGGGAATTGCCATATAAGTGACAGAGGGAATTATGCTCCTCGCGTTGACTTTCACAGGGATATTTTATGGTGGACGCTTTTGTTTTGAAGTCCAGTTGATGACTTCCCCACCATATCATTAATATAAAAAGGAATAATCACTTGTTCATTCTCCTTTCTTGTTCTCTTAAAAAAATGGGGCATAAGTAATTCACTGAAGTGAGGGGAAGGTCCAATTAGGATTGTGGAAAAAGGCTATTCTTTCCTCAAAATACATACAGATGTTGCAGTGCCTGGGACCATTTTCAAGTGCAGGTAAGTGATGGTAAATGGCAAGGGCTTGGCATTGCTGCATTTGGGCACACTGCAATTTCCCTTCCTAATTGGACTTCCCACGCTAGACCTGCTTCTAATCAGCCTAAAACAAAGCACTGGACCTCGCATGCCAGGCAAAGGTGCTCTGGGCTTCAGAAGACCATGAAAGCTGGTTTGATCACCAAACTGTCCATGTACCTGTGCAATTTTGGCTGACACACccccactcactcatacacactcactcaagcaCCCCTGCCCCACACAAACAGATTGATATAGAAATTTTAAATGAACCATAAATTCTCACCAGTTTCTGTATGACACTGATACTTTCAACCACCTGCAATTTAAGTTCACACATTAAATTGCATgcttacacatacaaatacacaagtaagagcacacacacacacacacacacacacacacacacacacacacacacacacacacacacacacacacacacacacacacacacacactgattaacACAACATTGGAATTAAAGAATGCCATCCTGTCTCCAATCTTATACAACTTTCCTCTCACCACGTCCTAAGGAGCTGGTTCACCTGGAACCAATCTGTAACACAATCAAAGTGTCTTGACATGAAAGCCCGGTTCTTTTTCAACtccctctttttcctcctctctggcATATGCCATGGCCCTGGAAAATGGCTCTGCGCAATCTTCAGACACAAAAGCACAGAGGGGAATTAAGACCCATCAGTGTCCATTATGCAAAGGCTCTCACAACAATGTTCAGACGCACCAAACAGAGACTTGCAGAACAGGCCTGGTTCTGACGTTAAACATCTTCCCCTCATTCCGCAAAACCCACTTTGCCTGCAAAGAAGAGCGTCCTTGGCTTCACAGCGGCACTGATAGTtctggttagagagagagagagtgagggagagagacagagagagagagagaaacagggagggagagagagagaacatgactGAGAGTCCTTGCTGAAATCTCCGATATTGCATTTCATCCTTGGTCAGTGGTTCTGTCCACAGTGGGTTCACGGCGAAGATGCTCCCCGGGCCCAGCCACCCAGCGATCCCCTCCGCTCTCGGGGATGAGTGGGGCGATTAAACTTTAATAGCGGCCCATTGAGAGGTCCACAGGGATTTTCTCCTGAGTCAACATGCCAGGCCCCATTTCCTCCCAGCGCGGTGAGCGCTacccctgcagcagcagcagcgggctGCTCTCTCATTAGGGGCTGCGCTGGAGAGCATGTGgcgcacacacatggacagagaAAAGGTCACGACGGGGAGAGACAGATCAGGACAGAGGAGGGAGGATGATACCAAACTTATATACTGGATATATTAGTGTATGGGCAAGACCTTTTGTAGGAGAACTGGCTTTTCAATTCATGAGAACTCACTTGAAGTTGCAGGCATGGAAGCATATCACATGGTGTTCTTGACAAGCAGTGTGGAAGAAGGTTCTATAAAAAATCACACAACAAAAGGCACTTTTTTCTGCACTCAACTCAACAAAGTGTATGAATTGGCAGATCGTCACAGATGCTCTATCTGTCCATCGCGCATGTTGAGACTGTGTACATACCagaccatatatatatatggcaaATAACTTTTAGAGTTTGACGCATATGACAGTGATTGGCAAACAGTTGAGTTAAACTACTTGGAGGAACCAGGGAACAGATTCCAACCGACCTTCACGCATGGGAGGTATGTTCCCAAAGCACCCCTCACAcggcccctctctctcatctgagATGGGACTGAGGACATGTTGAACTATTTTTTTCAGCACAACactgtgttatttgttttgtcCCTCTGCTCCCTTTAGGCCGAGGTTGTAATGTGTGCAGATCCAAATTATCTCCTTTGGTGGTGTAACTCAACAATATAGTGCCAAAAATAGACCACACCAATACTACAATTCAATTTGTATCTATACAGGTTAACATAACATTGCTGGGTGAACCCAGGCAAATCCATGAGCGCAGTTTAATGTGCTCTACAGGTCCATCTGACCACCTTCCCATTCGAGCtgatttccaaatgatcaaaaACCCAGGAACCAATCATAACAGCTTATCCGGCATGGGGCGGGCTTCATAtgatgacagacagaggagtAAGGTAAGCAGTGTTGATCAGTACCTATGGCTGTGCTTATGGCATCAGTGTTAAACGACAAAGACTTGTGCTTTCTTTAGAATTGAGTCAACAATTGCATTCAAGAGATGATGTGTATACTGTGTTTCCAAAAATacttggtaagagtttaatgtcaTTTAGGTTTTACTTTACCCTTTGGAAACCAGAGGTGAACAAAGCACCCTCAGACCAAGTCTAAATCTCAGTTGAGATTTGAGAATCAGTCTTGTGTCTGCCAGGCTACCATAACATATGGGTAGATCTAAAGGTGCTCTACAGAGCCCAGCTTGAACTTGAATTTCACCCCCCTAGAATTAGCACTAATATGGCAGGGGCCAGGGGGGAAACTTCCCTTTTCTGTTCTGTCCCTGTTAATACACCAGTAAGGGCTTAGGGCACCTATTTGATCAGGAACAGCACAGTTCAAACACAACAGCTTTTTTCCAAAAATCTATTTCCACTAACAGACCTTGATTCAAGACTCATAATGGCGGTGAACCATTTCAAAGAACACTCCTGCTTAGAAAAGCTATGAAAACAGTAATTGAAACCTTTGTCCACAGAAAAGGTTTGTAGAAATGATGTTATTGGGAGTTTAATTTCAGTTAGCCAGTGATGTAAAGCTCTGCTCAGAGGTATTGTGTCTCTTCAACTTTGCCCATATGGCAGATGAAGGAATAGCTCAGTAAATGTAGGGTGACATACCAGAAATCAAATGAGTTACAGTCATAGGAAACGTTTTATAACCAGAACACTAATACAAGGGAATTTGGACTAATATGGCTCTGTGAACTCTGAAGGACTGTTTTGGGTCGAAAAGAGCAAATTAATGATATAAACCTGAAAACAATCAAGGCTCTCTCTCAATAATCAATCCAAAATGATCACACAAGCAAAACAGCTTCTCTGACATAAACACTGTTTAAGAGAGACTGTTGGCTTGTCTTTTGCCCATTGCTATAGCCTGCTGGATAAATATACCCCCATTACTTAATTGCATCTTGGGAGGAATAAGAGGACCATTCAAGATTCTAGCTTATTCTAGCATATTCTAGCTATTTGACTTTATTTGAAAAAATCTTGCCAGGTTGCAATATTTGTGACATTATAGTCTCCTATTAAAAAATGAATCAAGCAAACTAAGTCATAAAAGTAAC is a genomic window containing:
- the lmo2 gene encoding rhombotin-2: MLCRKHFGMASTIERKTLETNEEPVDEVLQMPPSLLTCGGCQQSIGDRFFLKAIEQYWHEDCLSCDLCGCRLGEVGRRLYYKLGRKLCRRDYLRLFGQDGLCASCDKRIRAFEMTMRVRDKVYHLECFKCAACQKHFCVGDRYLLINTDIVCEQDIFEWTKLNSNM